The Acidobacteriota bacterium region TACCAGGTGCAGCCCCGTCCCGAAGGCCTGGCCCAGGCCTTCATCATCGGGCGTGACTTTCTGCAGGGAGAGCGGGCCTGCCTCATCCTGGGGGACAACCTCTTCTACGGTCACGGATTGCCCGAGATCCTTCAGCGGGCGGCCGGCGTGGAAAAAGGGGCCGTAATCTTCGGTTACCGGGTGCAGGACCCGCAACGCTACGGAGTCGTGGAATTCGATGCCCGGCGACGCGTCCTCAGCATCGAGGAGAAGCCCTCCCGACCCAAGTCTAGCTATGCCGTTCCCGGACTCTACTTCTTCGACGGTGACGTGGCCGATGTAGCCGCCGGACTGGAGCCCTCTTCGCGAGGCGAACTCGAAATCACCGACGTGATCAAGCACTACCTGCGGCGAAACCAGTTGGAAGTGGAGCTTTTGGGGCGCGGCTACGCCTGGCTGGATACCGGGACCCATGAATCGCTGTTGGAGGCCGGCACCTTTATCGAGGCCCTGGAGAAGCGTCAAGGACTCAAAGTGGCCTGCCTGGAGGAGATCGCTTTCCGTCTCGGATATATCGATGCCTCTCAACTGGAGTCCTGCATCATCAACCTGAAAGGCACCGGATACGCCGCATACCTGAGGAGCCTCCTCCAGGAGGTGCGCCACTCCACACTCCGCGGATGAGCGGGGAGCGAAGTATGAAGATCGACCTGTGGAACACTGTCTTGGATGCTCATCGAGCCCTGCTCGATCAGGTCCGGGAGTCGCTTTTTCCCCACTGCGAACTGCTGGTTGGCGTCCTCGTCGATACAATGAAGAGCGGCCGCAAGTTGCTGGTGATGGGCAACGGGGGCAGCGCGGCGGATGCCCAGCACATTGCCACCGAGTTCGTCGTCCGCCTGCAAGGCGACAGAGGTCCGCTGCCCGCCATCGCCTTGACAACCGATACCTCGACCTTGACGGCGGCAGGGAATGACTACGGCTTCGAGGAGATCTTCGCCAGGCAGGTCCAGGCCCTGGCCCGGGAAGGAGACGTGGTGATCGGGATCTCCACTTCCGGAAACAGCGAGAACGTTCTGAGAGGCCTAAAGGCGGCGCGCGCGCTGGGGGCCGTGACGGCTGCTCTGACCGGAGGCGATGGGGGCAAGTTGAGAGACTTGGCCGATCATGTCATCGTTGTACCCTCCCGCTCAACCGCCAGGATTCAAGAAATGCACATCCTGATCGGGCATCTCTTGGTGGGGGCCGTTGAGCAGGATCTGGGGATGGTTGCCGAGAACCATGACCATTGAATTGAGCGCCGCTTTGGCGGCATCCATTTTATCGGCTCTGCTGGGCGCAGCCGCACTGTGGCTTCGGCGAGGCTCACACCTGCACCAGCTCTTCGCGCTGGGGATGTTGACCTTCGCCGTGGAGCGGACCGTCCTCTTCCTGAGCATGCGCTCGTCGGACGGGACCGGGATTACCCCGCTCATGCAGGTGGGTCTGGCGGCTCTGGCCCTGTCGCCGCCCCTTTGGCTGGCTTTCACGCTGACCTTCGGACAGCCGGAAGGAAGGCACCGACTGGGACGCGGATGGTTGGCCACGCTGGTCATCTCCGCTGCCGCGGCGCTGGCTTTGCTCTTTCAGCCGGGATTCTTCGCTGCCGTCCCCATCTTTGAGCCCCCCCACAACTGGATCATTCCCATCGGCTTCGCCGGAGAGGTCTACCACCTCATCTTGCTGGTGACTTCCACTCTGGTCATCGCCGCCTTGGAACGGACCCTGGTCTCCACCACGGGTCACGCCCGTTGGCGGCTCAAGTTCCTGGTGCTGGGATTGGTGGGCATCTTCGCCTGCCGGATTTTTACCGCCTCCAACGCGCTCTTTTACGCCCAGATCGACACCCAAATCGAGGTGGTCAACAGCCTTGTGATGATGCTGGCTGCCGTCCTCATTCTGGTAGGCATGCGGCGCAGCGGGGCCCTGGAACTTGATCTCTACGTCTCCCACGCCATGCTTCATCGCTCCATCGCCATACTGGCGGTGGGAATCTACCTCATGGCGGTGGCCCTGGCCGTTCACCTGGCCAGCTTCTTCGACAAGGTTCCTCATCTCGACACCATCCTCATCCTCGTCACCCTGCTGGCGCTCCTGGCGGCTCTCCTTTCCGACCGCTTGCGCCTCAGCCTGCGCCGCTTCGTCAGCCGCCATTTCAAGCGTCCGCTCTACGATTACCGTGAGGTATGGCGGAACTTCACCCTGCGCACCGCCGCACTGGTCGACCGCCGAGAACTCAGCCGCACCGCGGTCAAGATGCTCTCCGAGACGCTGGAAGCCCACGCCGTGACCATCTGGGTGGTTTCCTCGGGCGCCGCCCGCGTCAGCATGGACGCATCCACCGCCTTGACCCAGTCGGCGGGACAAGATTGCACCTCTCAGCGGGAGCCCTTCGAGAAATTGTTGACGGGCGTGGCGGCCGAAGAAGAGGGCTTGGATCTGATGGAGAGCTCCGCGCCATGGTGCAAGGAGCTTCGCCAAACTCACGGCGACTTCCTCAAAGAGGCCATGATCCGCTATTGCTTCCCGCTGCGGGCCCAGGGTGATTTTTTGGGGATCCTGACCGTTGAGGGGCGGGTGAGTGATCGTCCGCTGACGATTGAGGACCACGATTTGCTTCAGGTCATCTGCGACCAGGCCGCCGCTCAAATGCTCAATATGGAGCTCTCCGACCGTCTGCGCCGGGCCAAGGAGATGGAAGTCTTCCAGAACATGTCGGCCTTCTTCATCCACGATCTGAAGAATCTGGTCTCGCGCCTCTCCCTGACGGCTGACAACCTCCCCAGGTATTTCGACAATCCCGAGTTCCGCCAGGACGCCATCCGCGTCATGCAGCGCAGTGTCGACAAGATAAAGAACTTCTGCAGCCGCCTTTCCACCCTGCAGAAATGGGGCGCGGCCCGCGAGAAGGTCGATCTTAACGCCCTGCTGTCCGGTATCGCCGGCGAGTTGGAAGGATCCCTTCAAGTTAAGCTTGAGACCGATTTTTCCCCCTTGCCTCCAGTGATTCTGGATGTTGAGCAGATGCATTCGGTCGCCAGCAATCTGCTCATCAATGCCGCTCAGGCTTCGGCTCGAGGGAGCCAGGTGGTCCTGACCAGCCGGCTGCTCAACGGGGTTGTCGAGTTCGCCGTCAGCGATCAAGGATGCGGGATGTCGAGGGAATTCATCGAGAGTCGCTTGTTTAGGCCCTTTCAAACCACTAAGAAAGACGGCATGGGCATCGGTCTTTATCAAAGCAAGTTGATCGTCGAGGCCCACAAGGGCCATATGGAAGTGGAAAGCCGGGAAGGGAGGGGAACCACCATACGGGTGCAGCTCCCCGCGGCCGAGGAGAGAGAATGAGTCAATCTCCCCTACTCGAACGGTTCTTGAAGAAAGTCGAAGACCGCAGCGCCCGCCTGGGCGTGGTCGGGCTCGGCTACGTCGGCCTTCCGCTGGCCGTGGTGGCCGCTGAG contains the following coding sequences:
- the prsK gene encoding XrtA/PEP-CTERM system histidine kinase PrsK, producing MTIELSAALAASILSALLGAAALWLRRGSHLHQLFALGMLTFAVERTVLFLSMRSSDGTGITPLMQVGLAALALSPPLWLAFTLTFGQPEGRHRLGRGWLATLVISAAAALALLFQPGFFAAVPIFEPPHNWIIPIGFAGEVYHLILLVTSTLVIAALERTLVSTTGHARWRLKFLVLGLVGIFACRIFTASNALFYAQIDTQIEVVNSLVMMLAAVLILVGMRRSGALELDLYVSHAMLHRSIAILAVGIYLMAVALAVHLASFFDKVPHLDTILILVTLLALLAALLSDRLRLSLRRFVSRHFKRPLYDYREVWRNFTLRTAALVDRRELSRTAVKMLSETLEAHAVTIWVVSSGAARVSMDASTALTQSAGQDCTSQREPFEKLLTGVAAEEEGLDLMESSAPWCKELRQTHGDFLKEAMIRYCFPLRAQGDFLGILTVEGRVSDRPLTIEDHDLLQVICDQAAAQMLNMELSDRLRRAKEMEVFQNMSAFFIHDLKNLVSRLSLTADNLPRYFDNPEFRQDAIRVMQRSVDKIKNFCSRLSTLQKWGAAREKVDLNALLSGIAGELEGSLQVKLETDFSPLPPVILDVEQMHSVASNLLINAAQASARGSQVVLTSRLLNGVVEFAVSDQGCGMSREFIESRLFRPFQTTKKDGMGIGLYQSKLIVEAHKGHMEVESREGRGTTIRVQLPAAEERE
- a CDS encoding D-sedoheptulose 7-phosphate isomerase — its product is MKIDLWNTVLDAHRALLDQVRESLFPHCELLVGVLVDTMKSGRKLLVMGNGGSAADAQHIATEFVVRLQGDRGPLPAIALTTDTSTLTAAGNDYGFEEIFARQVQALAREGDVVIGISTSGNSENVLRGLKAARALGAVTAALTGGDGGKLRDLADHVIVVPSRSTARIQEMHILIGHLLVGAVEQDLGMVAENHDH
- the rfbA gene encoding glucose-1-phosphate thymidylyltransferase RfbA encodes the protein MEQQPATRKGIVLAGGRGTRLYPVTRAVTKSLLPVFDKPMIYYPVSVLMLAGIREILIITTPEDQESFRELLGDGTQWGVSLSYQVQPRPEGLAQAFIIGRDFLQGERACLILGDNLFYGHGLPEILQRAAGVEKGAVIFGYRVQDPQRYGVVEFDARRRVLSIEEKPSRPKSSYAVPGLYFFDGDVADVAAGLEPSSRGELEITDVIKHYLRRNQLEVELLGRGYAWLDTGTHESLLEAGTFIEALEKRQGLKVACLEEIAFRLGYIDASQLESCIINLKGTGYAAYLRSLLQEVRHSTLRG